Sequence from the Methanococcoides sp. LMO-2 genome:
ACGCTCAAATATGCCGGCATCCTCCATTACCCTGAGGGAAGAGCCTGCAAGAATAAAGGGAATGATTGAGAACACAAACCTCTCATCCACCTCAACTTTCCATTTATCAAGCAGCTTTGCCACTGCAAACACGCATATTCCCAGAATCAGTGCCCAGGTAAGAGTATTTACGGGATTATATCCACTATCCTGGAAAATGGGGTCAAGATAGTACTCATTAACAAATTGCATAATTTTATCTACGAACGGGCACATTGATAATCACTTGAAAGAGCTATAGGAACAACCTAATAACACTAATACTTATTAATATATGGTATCTGAGATAACAGAAGATCGTAGCGATATCATACATCTATTATAGGGAATATGGACGTGACGCAGGATATGAACGCACAGAAGAAATGGATGCAACTTCCAAGGGATGTCGTAGTCGGACATGGAGTCATCGACGACGTAAAGAATGTCTGCGCAGACCTGAAACTTGCCGACAATGCATTGATTGTCACAGGCAAGAGCACGAGAAAGATAGCCGGCGACATAGTCCACGACTCCCTGACGGACAGCGGCCAGAGAGTTGAAATGATCGTCTCAGAAGCTGCATCAATGAAAGAGGTGGACAGGGTCAGAAAGCAGGCCCTTGAATCAGGAGTTGAATACCTCCTGGGGGTAGGCAGCGGCAAGTCCATAGATGTTGCAAAACTTGCAGCCACCGAGATCGAGGTCCCTTTCATCAGCGTTCCAACAGCTGCATCACATGACGGGATAGTTTCATCCAGAGCGTCCATAAGAGATGGAAATAAAACAGCATCGATCCAGGCAAATGCACCCATGGCGGTCATCGCTGATACAGATATCATTGCAGAAGCCCCGTACCGCCTGCTGGCATCGGGATGCGGAGACATTATCTCCAACTGTACAGCAGTGCTGGACTGGCAGCTTGCAACCCGCCTCCAGAACGTGCCCTTCAGTGAATATGCAGCAGCATTGTCAAGCATGACGGCACAGATCCTGATAGATTCTGCTGACACCATCAAACCGGAACTGGAAAGTTCAGTACGAATGGTGGTCAAGGCACTGGTCTCAAGCGGTGTTGCAATGAGCATTGCAGGCTCTTCCAGGCCGGCATCAGGTTCCGAGCACATGTTCAGCCATGCTCTTGACAAGGTAGCACCCGTACCGGCACTTCACGGGGAACAGTGTGGAGTGGGAACAATACTAATGATGTATCTTCATGGCGGCGACTGGAAGAGCATACGGGATGCGCTTCAGGTAATCAATGCCCCGGTGAGTGCAGAGGAGCTTGGAATTGAAGATAAGTATATATTAGAAGCACTTGTACTCTCACATACCATCCGTCCCGAAAGATATACGATACTTGGCACCGGCCTGACGCCTGATGCTGCTGAGATAGTTGCAAGGAAGACAAAGGTCATATCCTGAAAAGCTATTGAAAGCAGATTACAAAGGAACTATCGGCGGAAGATAGGGGTATACTAACTATAGTAGATAAACAATGAAAGATCAGATGGTCAGACAACTAACGCAGATATCTACTATGAACATCATATTTCAAACATAATTTAAAGCATAACTTCAAAATTCATTACAATTTCATATAACACAAGGTGATTAAAATGGAGGACATGGATACCGCAATAACACTCATTGGAACCAAACTTGCAAAGGAAGGCCAGGAGTTCTTTTTCGAAGGCGAAGCACCGGAATGTGAACAGTGCAAGTTAAAGAACACCTGCATGGGTCTTGAAAAAGGAAGGAAGTACAGGATAGTCAAGGTAAGGAACCAGACAGTTCATGAGTGCTTTGTCCATGACACCGGAGCAATGGTGGTAGACGTGATCAAAGCACCGATCATTGCAGCTATCGACTCCAAAAAGGCGATCAAGGGCGCAACCATACGCTACCAGGCACCAAATTGTGACGCGGACCTGGATACTGAGACATACGACCTGTGCTATCCAAAGGGACTTCGTAACGGGGACAAATGCACCATCAATGAAGTGATGGAAAGCGTGGAGATCGAATCCGACCCATCAGTTTCCCTGAAGAAAGTGGAACTATTGCTCTGAAACGGTTCGAATGTCTTTTATATGAATACTGGAAACATGTCCTACATAAAAGCATAAGTGACAATAAAACGAGGTATCAAGATGCCAGAAGCTCATGAAAAAATAGATCATGAATTTTATACAACGGCTCGCTGGAACAACTGGCTTGGACAGGTGAAGGAAAGCGGGTTCGAATTCAAAGAAGAAGAAAACACTGAGAAGGAAGGTGCGGTCTTTGTGAACATGACGGATGATATCATTCTCGCATGTCTCAAAGTAATTGCAAAATATGAAAGCAATGCCCTTTCTGCAGAAGACGCCATGGCAATACTTGATGATATCAGGGGAATTGCACTGGCAGAGGTCGAACCAATATCCGAAGACATTGACCTTATGATCGAATCCCTCCAGACATCCCTCATCGGCAGCTTTGCTGCATGTGAGTGCTTCATTGCTGAAGGATTCGACAAGAAAGCAAAGATCGATGATCTCATCAGTGCAGCTGTGGAAGCCGAAGAAGCCGAGGACATTGACTCTGCAATTGGCTATGTCGCCCAGATAGGGGCACTTGTGCTTGATGGAAACTCACTTCCTGAATCAATGGAAGAACTCCCATACGGACTTGTCGCAGAATGGCTTGACGGGATCGACTCCATCGAAGCTGCTATGATCGGCGCTGACAGTTACAAAGAGGATGACGGCGATTACGACGTCGTCTGATCTTTTTATATTATTATTTTCTTTTCTTTTCTTTTCTCTTCTTTACTGATTTTCTTTTTTACAATTATTATTGAGGCAATGTTATCAGGGTATTTTAACCTGGTTTCTTTTGTCTTAATTAACACCGCAGATAAAATCCGAATTGTTTTTATGTAATCACATTATCTAAGGAGTAACACAAATGGTGTGCAATCGTATGAACACCATGAATAAATAATCAAGTTCAAACATAAGAGGTAATAAAAATGAGCGAAAAGATCGGAATTCTGGCTATTGGACACGGAAGCAGACTGCCTTACAACAAGGAAGTTGTTTCAGAAATTGCAGACACAATTGCAAAGAAGCACCCAGAATACGTCGTGAAGGTCGGTTTCATGGAGAACTGCGGCCCATCCGTAGATGAAGGACTTGCATCCTTTGAAGGTACAGGTGTTACAAAGATCGCAGCAGTGCCTGTGTTCCTTGCATCCGGCGTACACATCACAGAAGACATCCCGGAGATCCTCAAGCTCGATGCTGAGACCAACGAGGGCAAGTACACAGTCGATGGTCAGGAAGTTCCTGTTGTCTACGGCAAGCCACTTGGTCACCACGAGCTTCTTGCAGACCTTGTGTTCGAGAGAGCATCCGAAGTACTGTAAACAATAAACTCACAGAATATGACTGCAGGTCAAAGGGATGCTGTCGTGCTCGACCTGACGCACGCCGGCATACCGATCGCTAAAGAGATGGTGCGACTTGGATACAATGTACGTGCCATTGACGTCTATGATACATTGGACAATGCGACTATTACCGACCTGCAGCAGATATTCCCTGTTCTTTCTTCAGGTGAAGCTTTTGAACTTAAAACCACAGAAACAGTAGTTGCACCTGTACATCTTAACCCTGAGTACCATGTACTGAAAAGTGCAAGAGAAAAAGGGAACACGATCATCAGCCACCATACGATGGTGGGAAAACTTATTCTGGAAAGCGGAAGGCTTTCGACTTCAAAGGTCATCGAACTTACAGGTACAAAGGCCAAGACCAGTACCGCTTCTATCCTTGCAGACATCCTCTCAAGAAGCATGGATGTCGTACTCCACACATCCAGAGGACTGGAATACTGGAAAAACGGAATTGCTACCATCGTTCACAAGGGCTTGAGCATAGCTCCCGGAAGCATCCTTTCTGCTATCGCAAAAACAGAAGAGGCGAACATCAGACCGGAAGTGTTCATCCTCGAGACATCCATAGGCGGCACAGGATGTGCTGATATTGGAGTCATAACATCCCTTGAACAGGACTACGGGATCGCAAATAATACCGCCCTTGCAAGCGATGCTAAACTGCAGATGCTGGACAATGCAAAGGAAGGAAGTATGGTCATCGTAAATTGCGACGCCGGAAAAGCACTGCAAAGGGCTGCAGAGAAAGACCTTGAAATGATCACATTCAGTGATAAAAACGATAAAAATGCAGACTTTAGCCTTGAGATCAACGGGAACAATGTTGTTATATCTTCAAAGGACCGGTCAATAGAACCAATTATGGAAGAGGGATTCGACCTTTCGGCTTACAGGACTGCATTTTCCGCTGCTACTGCTATCTCGATAACCATGGGAATTGAAGAGAAGCAGATCGTTGGGACATTACAGAATTTCAGGGGCCTTACAGGAAGGATGGTAAAAGATGAGCTCGAAGGCAGAATACTAATTGATAACTCAAATTCGGGCATGGACATCCGTTCTGTGGAAAAGGCACTTGATTATGCTTCCGCTATTGCATCGGATATCAATTCCGACTCCAATGGCATGGAAATTGTCATGGTACTGGGAGAAGAAGCTGAACAGGTGTGTGAAGGCCTCCCGCCGGAGGACGTTTCTGACTTCTTAATGAAAAATGGAAAATATCTTAACAAAATTGTGTTAGTCGGAAGCCGGATGCGTGATATAAAATATGATGACGCATATTATGCAGGATCATTTGAGGAAGGACTATCCTCAGCTTTACAATGTACCAATATTGGCGATATAATTATATTATGTGTTAAGTGTTTCAGATAAAACGAATCGATGAAAATGAGGACCTGTCATGGATAATAAGAATATTTCGATC
This genomic interval carries:
- a CDS encoding NAD(P)-dependent glycerol-1-phosphate dehydrogenase, translated to MDVTQDMNAQKKWMQLPRDVVVGHGVIDDVKNVCADLKLADNALIVTGKSTRKIAGDIVHDSLTDSGQRVEMIVSEAASMKEVDRVRKQALESGVEYLLGVGSGKSIDVAKLAATEIEVPFISVPTAASHDGIVSSRASIRDGNKTASIQANAPMAVIADTDIIAEAPYRLLASGCGDIISNCTAVLDWQLATRLQNVPFSEYAAALSSMTAQILIDSADTIKPELESSVRMVVKALVSSGVAMSIAGSSRPASGSEHMFSHALDKVAPVPALHGEQCGVGTILMMYLHGGDWKSIRDALQVINAPVSAEELGIEDKYILEALVLSHTIRPERYTILGTGLTPDAAEIVARKTKVIS
- a CDS encoding UPF0179 family protein, with the translated sequence MEDMDTAITLIGTKLAKEGQEFFFEGEAPECEQCKLKNTCMGLEKGRKYRIVKVRNQTVHECFVHDTGAMVVDVIKAPIIAAIDSKKAIKGATIRYQAPNCDADLDTETYDLCYPKGLRNGDKCTINEVMESVEIESDPSVSLKKVELLL
- a CDS encoding DUF2150 family protein yields the protein MPEAHEKIDHEFYTTARWNNWLGQVKESGFEFKEEENTEKEGAVFVNMTDDIILACLKVIAKYESNALSAEDAMAILDDIRGIALAEVEPISEDIDLMIESLQTSLIGSFAACECFIAEGFDKKAKIDDLISAAVEAEEAEDIDSAIGYVAQIGALVLDGNSLPESMEELPYGLVAEWLDGIDSIEAAMIGADSYKEDDGDYDVV
- the cfbA gene encoding sirohydrochlorin nickelochelatase, with the protein product MSEKIGILAIGHGSRLPYNKEVVSEIADTIAKKHPEYVVKVGFMENCGPSVDEGLASFEGTGVTKIAAVPVFLASGVHITEDIPEILKLDAETNEGKYTVDGQEVPVVYGKPLGHHELLADLVFERASEVL
- the cfbE gene encoding coenzyme F430 synthase; this translates as MTAGQRDAVVLDLTHAGIPIAKEMVRLGYNVRAIDVYDTLDNATITDLQQIFPVLSSGEAFELKTTETVVAPVHLNPEYHVLKSAREKGNTIISHHTMVGKLILESGRLSTSKVIELTGTKAKTSTASILADILSRSMDVVLHTSRGLEYWKNGIATIVHKGLSIAPGSILSAIAKTEEANIRPEVFILETSIGGTGCADIGVITSLEQDYGIANNTALASDAKLQMLDNAKEGSMVIVNCDAGKALQRAAEKDLEMITFSDKNDKNADFSLEINGNNVVISSKDRSIEPIMEEGFDLSAYRTAFSAATAISITMGIEEKQIVGTLQNFRGLTGRMVKDELEGRILIDNSNSGMDIRSVEKALDYASAIASDINSDSNGMEIVMVLGEEAEQVCEGLPPEDVSDFLMKNGKYLNKIVLVGSRMRDIKYDDAYYAGSFEEGLSSALQCTNIGDIIILCVKCFR